Part of the Gemmatimonadaceae bacterium genome is shown below.
CCAAAAGGCTCGCGACCGAACGAGCGATAGTGCGACTCCTCCATGTCGCGCGGCGCTCTCGCCTCGTTCTTCTTCGCAAACTCGATGGCCTCGGCGAGCCGAGCAGCGTCCATTCCGGCGGCCTCGGGCGTGCGCTGTTCCCAGACGGGGCCGGGCACGTACGGCGTTGCGGGACGCGACCTGGCAGGCGTCTGGGCCACGGCGGCCTGAGCGGCGAGCATGGTGAGGATCAGGACTGGCGAGCGCGTCACAGGAGGCACGGTGGAGGGGGCGGAAGGGCGGGAAGGTACGAGCCAGACGCGACGCTGACGAGACGTGCCCGCCCAGCCGTCGAGCGCGACTCGGCGGCGCCTGGGGGGTCCGGTCTCGACGGTGTAGGCTTGCGAGCGGTAGGCCCCAGCCGGCGTCATGTGTCGCCGCGCGGCAGCTGTGCCGCGCGATCATGGCGCCGACGATACATTGGATCATGGACGTGCGTGATGCCGTGTCGCTACTGGCGCCGGCGCGCGAGCGATTGGCTGGCGGCGGTCCCTGGGTGGACCTGGGCTGCGGGGCCGGGACGTTCACGCGGGCGCTCGCGGAGCTGCTTCCTCCCGGATCGGCCATCGAAGCCGTCGACCGCGACGCGGCCGCGCTTCGACGGATCCCGCGGGAGCATCACGGCCTGTCGATCACTACACGACATTTTGATGTGGAACGCGAGGCGCTGCCGTGGGTCGACCTGCGCGGCGTCATGCTGGCCAACGTCATGCACTACACACGAGATGCAGCGGCCTTGCTCGGCAGGGTGCGCGCCGTCGTGCGGCCGGGCGGCCACGTCGTCGTGGTGGAGTACGACACGGACGATCCCCAGGTCCCGTGGGTGCCCCACCCGGTGAGCCGCGCTTCGCTCGCACGCGTGGCCAGCTCGGCGGGTTTCGTGGCCGTGGAGCCGCTCGGGGAGCGACCATCGCGCTTCGGCGGGCGCACGATGTATGGCGCCCTGCTCTCCGCCGGCACCTGACGCACGGCGGCCGAATGCCACACTTTACGGCATCCCCAAACCACACACAACGACACATGTCCGTCAGACTGAGCTTGCTGACCTTGCTGGTTGCACCCGCACTCATGGCGCAGACACCAACGATTCGCGGCACGCTGATCGTGACCAACAAGACACCGGCGACCGCCACCATCATCGACGTGGCCAGCGGTCGCACCCTCGCCACTCTGCCGACGGGGAACGGGCCGCACGAGGTCGTGGTATCGCGCGATGGCGGCACCGCGATCGTCACCGACTACGGCGCGGCAGGACCCGGCGGCACCACGCTCACGGTCATCGACCTGCCCACGCTTGCCGTGGCCCGGACGATTTCGCTCGGCGAATACCGCCGCCCCCATGGCATCGCGTTCCTGCCCGGCGATTCCGTCGTGGCCGTCACGTCGGAGACAAACCGCGCCGTGCTGCTGGTCCACGTGGCAAGTGGCACCATTCGCAAGGTCATCGCCACCGAGCAGAACGGCTCCCATATGGTCGGCGTGACGGCCGACGGCTCGCGCGGCTACACGGGCAACATCGGCAGCAATACGGTATCGGAACTCGATCTGCGCTCCGGTACTTCGCTACGCCGCTTCGACGTTCCGGCGCAGCCGGAGGCCATCAACGTGACGCCCGACGGCCGCGAGGTGTGGGTCGGCAGCAACGCCACGGGCAAGGTGAGCGCGATCGACGTGGCCACGGGCGCCGTGACCACGGCGGCGGAGGGTTTGTCGTGGCCGTATCGCGTGCTGTTCACCCCCGACGCGTCACTCGTGTTGCTGCCTGACTATCGCGGCGAGACCCTGCGGTTCGTGCAGCGGGCGACTCGGCAGGAGCTTGGCCGGCTTTCGCTCGCCGGGGCGGGCCCGCAGGGCATCGTGCTGACATCGGATGCGAGGTACGCGTTCCTGTCGTTGAGCGTGCAGGCCCGGGTCGCGATCATCGATGTGGCCAGGCGGGAGGTGGTGGGCCATTTGGCCGCTGGCCAGACGCCCGACGGCGTGGCGTTCACGAGCCGAGTGGTGGCCCGCTAGGTGTGGGATCTCCGCTGGTGTCGCGATTCGGAATCATGTCAGGGCCTCACGGCTCCTCTTGCTGTGTCGGCGGAGGTTGTCGCTCACACGAATAGGTGGGATCGACATTCCTGTGGACGCCGATCGCGCGGAATGAGACGGCCGAGGGCGCGGGCTGGCCTCGAGACTCATCCCTGTCACACCCACCCTTCGCACGCCAACAGACCAGAGCGGCGCCTGCGAGGTGCGATACCCAACCCAGGGTGCCAGGTACTGCGCCGACGCCTGACATTGTGGGTGCTCATGAAGGAGACGAAAGGTAGTTGCCGAAGGGTCGCGTGGCCCGGGACTGGTTCACGAGAGCGTTCGAACGAACCTTCCAGCGGCTAACGCTTGGACCAGAGCGCGACGACCCCGCAGCCCGACATCGGAACGGCGAGTGCTTTTGGAACGCTGGAAGCTCCGAGGAAGACTTCTATGGCGGCGAGATCAGCGGAACGTGCGATGCGATCGACGTCGGAGACCATGCCATACGACACGCCATCGAGGAACACAACGATGCCGTCGCAAGTCCGGTTGATCGATGACCCGACGGCGCGCGGCACATAGATGTAGTCGCCGTCCGCTCGCAGACCCGGAACGGTGGAGAGGACGCGGGAGAGTCGGTTGTCACCCCGGGACTCGATGTCGTTCTGTAGCAAGAGCCGACCTGATCGCCTGCCATCGCGAAACTCTCCGGGCGAGCCGGTTCTCCGAAGCCATCCAGGCAGCTCGTCTTCAACGATCCTGTTGGTTCTCAGTGGCGCTGCCAAGGGAACCAGCGTTAGGTCAACGCGTGTTGTGCTATCGGAGAGCTCGTGGCGTCGTGGTCGGTAGCCAATCTTCGTGATATAGATCCAGCTCAGCTTGGCGCTGCTCACAAGAGTTGCTCGTCCCAGTGAATCAGTACTTGTCTGGATACGGGTACCGCTCGATCGCACACGCGCCAATGTCACCTTATGGCCGGTTACGCTATCTGTCACGCTGATCGACAATGCGTGAGGGTTAGCGGGTTGTCGATGCGCCGCGCCTTCGTGCTAGATGTGCCACGCGTCCTGATTCGACGAGCCCGAGGGTGCCCCGGCAAACACCACCAGCAGCAGTGTCGAGCCTGCCACCCAGCGTTCAAGGCGTGCACAACGCGCCGCCCTCCTGATGAGCTTGCGTCTGAGCTGCCCCCGATTTGGTGGACACGTGGTTGCGCCGCCCTACGCGGCCCGAAGGATCTGCGCTTCGTGCCTTGTGCCGTCGATTCCGTCGCACGCATGCCCGCGCCTTGGAGGTCGGAGGGGCGCTTGCCTCGCTGCGGCTGGAAGGTACCCGACCTAACGAAAGATCCAGCTTCCCACGGGCCCCGGCACGGTCAGGTCAGCTGCCGTGGCGGCGCTCTCGAAGAACTTCTGCCCCATACCGTCCGGGAAGTACCCGTCCCTGAACGCATTGCCCGGCAGCGTCAGCCAGGGAAGGCCGTGGGCGTCCCAGAGGTACTGTGCAAGCCCGGCGATCCCCGCCTGCCTCCACGCCCCGAGCGCGCGCCAGCCAAGCCGCAATGTCCCCACCGGCTGCGGCCCACGTGACGTCGCGCCATCGGGATCCCGCAATACCATGTCGATCCACGGCGTGACGTCGAATCGGTAGGTACACGTCACGAGGTCCACCACCAACGTGAGTTCCGGAAGCGGCTGGCCGTTCACGATGGTCAGTACGTTGCCTCCCCCACCGATCGTGCTGCGTGTCGGCGGCGACGCGTTGTTGTTGACGTCGTAGTCCGTCACGCTGGCCGTGCCCACCAGAGGGCCGCGCCACACCTGCTCGTCATCGAGAAGGGACGACACGCGGGTGAGTGTACTGGTGAGCGACGCGCGGTGGAGCGCCTCGATCTCATGGTTGGTGCGCGTCGTGGCATTGCGGCCCCAGGTCCAGCCGAGTATCGCGCCGAAGGTTGCGCGACTGGCGATGTCGTCACACCGCCCGGGCGCGTTGATCCGCAGCGAGGCTGGAGCAGCGACGAGGGTGCCCGACGAGGCGCCAATCATCGCCGTCCCGGCGGACACGCCCGTGGCCTGTCCGCTCACGGACACCGTCGCGACCGACGGGTTCGACGACGTCCACGTCAGCGGTGGCGTTGGCTGCACGGCACCGTTGGCGTCCTTCGCCACCACGGTGAACTGCACGGAGGCGCCCACGTTCGCCGTAGCCGACGTCGGCGTCATGGTCAGGGTCAGCGCGCGCACGTTGACCACCGCTCCCCCGCTGACCCCCGCCGTGGTCGCCGTCACCACGCTCGAGCCCTGTGCGACGCCGACCACCGCGCCCGCGCTGGACACCGTAGCGACGTTGCTCGCCTGGCTGCTCCACGTGAACGTCGTGTTGGGGACGACGCCTCCCTGCGCATCGCGGGCCGTCGCGATCAGGGTTCCCGCGCTGCCGACGTCCAGGTTGAGGAGAGCCGGGGATACGTCCACCGAAACGATCGACTGCGCCGGCGGTGTAGGCAGCCCCGACCCCGGGCTGCCGCCGCACGCGATCGTGACGGACAGGAGGGCTGCAGCTCGAAGCCGGAGCAGGGTACGTGGCATGGTTCAGTTTGGTGCGGGAGGATGCAGCTGCATCATTCAACGGGCAGAGAGGGTCGCTATTCTCACCACACGCTTCCGCTGGCCCAGCTCCCTGCGTTCAGGGTTGCTTCGTGCTGCACCAGACCGTGCCGTCAGACGCCCAGCATCGGCCGCGGCGGGTAGCGCTGTGTTGCATGCCGTTGTTCGGCTCCCGCTCGCGTGCTCGCTGCAGAACGGGCGCATCAGGTCTTCGAGCACCTTGGTCTCGAAGCTGCCGTAGTCCCTGGGCAGCACGCCGAGGAGCGGTTCGAACTCAGCTTCGATGGAGGGCTCGGCTTCGGTCACGAGGCGGGGCAGGTCGACGCCGCTCACGGCGGCCTGCTGCGTCATCCGGCCCTGGCTGGCTTCTTCCTGCAGGCAGAGCGAGCGCCGCATGATGTAGGCAGCCGGGGGCGCCTTGCGTCCGGCATCTTGCCGCTGGCCTAGTCTGCCTCAATCTGGCAGTGGGCGGCGTCGAAGCGATTGGCCGCGTAGCGCAGGCAGGTCACGCCCAGCACCGACATGAGGTAGTCGCTCGAGGTGAGCCTGGAGTTGGTGCGGAATGTGTCCGCCACCTCCTGGAGGTCGGCTTCGAGCCTCTGAATGTCCTTGAAGGCGTTGCCGTCCAAGCGGTGGGGACCTCCTGAGCCTCACCGTTCGGGCTGCGGGCGGCGTTGCGTCGGAGTGCCTAAAGGTTCGTTGGCTGGCGGCTTTGGGGCGTCAGGCTGGCGGCTCGATTGTTCATCGAGTCGTTTGGCCAACTGATAGTGCGTGTGGCCTGGCGGAAAGTCTGGGAGCTGACCGAACACAGCGTATCCCTGGCGCTCGTAGAACGATCGGGCCTGGAAATCGAAGGAGCCCAGCGAAACGCCGCGGCAGCCTCGCTGCCTTGCCAGTTCTTCGGCGGCCGCGAGGAGTCGGTGGCCGTGACCTTGACCGCGATGGTCGGGCGACACCCAGTTACCATCGAGCATCAGCCAGCCCCACAGCGTCGCACCATACACACCACCGTGAAGCGCCCCATTGGCATCGCGAAGCGCGAGCGCGAGCGGTTCCCAGTCACGGCGGCCAACGTCAGGTGGGTCCGCCTCGCGGATCCCGCGGCGCACCTCGGCGTCGATACCGGTACGTCCGTCATGCTCTTCAGTGATCTCGAACGCCATGGTCGGTGCGAGCCGAAGCGGCTCGTCGCGGTGACGAGAAGTCGTGACTGTTTCGGGCGCCAACGAGAGGCCCCAGGTCTTCTTCGGCGAGCGGGCGGACACCCGGATCGATCAACGACTCATTCGATCAGCGATCCTCGCGCGAACGATGTCCCACGCCTCCCGACGCTCAGGATTGGCTTCCAGTTCCGCGCGCCGACGCTCCAGTTCAGCCAGGTCCGCATCGCTCAGCGTGAGCGTCGCGGCACCGGCGTCCTCCACGATACCTCCCATAGGTCCTCCACCACCTGGAGGCGCTCAGCCATCGTGCGAGGGCGGTAGTCAAAGCCGGCGTCTGCGCTCATGGACGGGAAGCTGCCGAGTATCAGCCGTCATCGGCAAGCCCAGGCTGGCGGCGCCGGGGCCATACAGCCCGCGCCTTGTACCGGGCTGTATCGCGCCCTATCCTTCGCAAGACCCCCTCGCCCCCTCCCGATGCCATCCACACGCCCCCTGCTCAAGCGCAAGAACATGCTCATGGACCAGCACAAGCTCGACGCTGCGCGGCGCGCACTGGGGGCGGCCACAGAAACCGCCGCCGTCGATGCGGCCCTCGACCTGGTCGTGTTCAGGACGGAGGTCTTCGATGGGCTCGACCAACTCGTGGCGGCCGGTGGCTTGGCGTCGGTCGAGACCGTGCGGCGCACCAGGTGATCTACACCCTCGACACCAACGTCGTCGTCGACGCGCTGCGTCAACCCAGCGAGATGGAACAGTTGAAGGCGTTCCTCGCGTGGGCCCTCCCCGTCACGGTTCTTTCGAGCGTGGTCGTGGCAGAACTCGCCGCCGGTGCGCGTACGGAACGCGCTCGCCGTGCCCTCGACGAGGGACTGGTGGGCGCATTCGACCGCCGCGCGCGCATCCACGCCCCATCGCGTCGCGCGTGGCATCGAACCGGCGCGGCCCTCGGACGGATCGGCGCGAGCGGCGTGAGTGCGAGTCGCCAGAATGACATGTTGCTCGCGTTTCAGGCCCGTGAGGTCGGATGGATGCTCATCACGCGCGACCAGGACTTCGCGGCACTTCGGTCCGTCGTGCGTGGCCTCAAGGTGGCAGCGTCTTTCCCCATGCGACCGACCTCTCGGGGCTGACTGAACGCCTGCTCAGCAACGAGCGGATGAAACAGGGCGAGCGAAGCGAGCACACAACTCCCCGCTCGTCAGTCTGCTGCAATGGATTGGGACGACGCGAGCCGCGCTGGTCCCGCAACCGCCCTCGGTGAGCAGATCCCCCAAAGCCACACCTCACGCAACGCCCCCCACCGAGGGGTCGATGCCAAGGAGCCAGAGAATGTGGTGAGCCGCGGGACGACCGGATTGCGCCCTACCCTCAGGATGAGGCTGGTCGTCAATCCCCCCTGCCCCGGACTTCCGCATGAAGCGCGCGCTCGTCGCCGTCACCCTGTGCGTTGCCTTCACGAGCCCCGTGGCGGGTCAGGACTCGGAAGCCCGCGTCGTGATCGCGACCAGCGGCGGAATCTCGCTGGGATCGTACCAGGCCGGTGTGAACTGGGGACTCGTTGAGCTGCTGCGACGCACCCAGGTGGACGACTCGCTGCGCGCAATGGTGAGGGCATCGGGCACGGCACTCCCCTCCCTGGTGGGCCTCAGCGGCGCGTCGGCAGGAACGATCAACGCGCTGATGTCGGCGATCCACTACTGCACCGCGGGTGGGGAAATCCGGCCCGAAGCCTCGCTCTACTGGAAGACGTGGGTCGACGTGGGCTGGCGCCAGCTCATCCCGAACGGGAGCCGAGTGCGACCGGGCGAACTGGGACTCATCGACCGTCAGTACTTCGAGACGGTACTCCTGGATCGGCTGCGCGCCGCGCTCGGCGAACGTGGGCGCCCGGGCTGTTCATTGCAGGTGGCTGGTTCGCTCACGCGACAGCGTGCGATCACCGAAGAGGTGTTCGACCACGTGAGCATCGCCGTACAGCGACACGTGGGCACGTACGGACTCGCGGTGAACGACTCGGGCGGGATGGAGCTGCGGCAGGCATCCCTGCAGCTGCGAAACGATCGGGGCCTCGGCGTGCAGATCTCGCCGGCCGCTGGCGGCGCCACCGATCGGCTCGGCGTGGAGCAGGTCTTCGAGCTGGCGCGCGCATCGAGTTCGATCCCGTTCGTCTTTGCGCCGATCTCGTTGAGCTACTATCGCTCCAACGATCTGGACAGCGCCGGCGTGTGCCCGGCCGGGCGCGAACGTCGCATTGGATGCGCAGTACCGCAGCAGGCCCGCTTCGTCGACGGTGGCGCGTTCGACAACCGGCCGATCTCGATCGCCGACCGCCTGCTGCTGGCGTCGCAGGTGGCCTCGCCGCCGACGACGCGCACGTTCTTCCACACGATCTTCATCGTGCCAAGCGCGTTGCGCACCGGCGAGGTGGCCGCGGCCGATACCACCACCGAACGCGCCGGTGGCACGCTGGCCGCCACGCAGTTCCTGGGCGGCATGTGGCGCTCGGCCGCTGAATACGAGCTGCACGCTTATGCACGCAACCGCTCGGTAGACTCCGAGCACCGCATCGCGGTGGCGGACACGGTGGACGTGACGAGTCGCGCGTACCCGATCTTCGGAGAGACGCTGGCCCACTTTGGCGCCTTTCTGGCGCGCCCCTTTCGCGAGCACGACTTCTACGTGGGCGTGTACGACGCGCTCAACTTCAGTGCTGACCGCCTCTGTTCCGCCGCCACGTCGCCCACCGCACGATCACTCACCGAATACCGGGCGCAGTGCCATGCGAAGGCGTTCCATCAGCTCATGCATCGCGTCGACGTGGGCTGCACGGGCCACGTGATGGTCGAGCGCTTCTACGTCCGTGAGCACCACCTGCGCGTGGGCGACGCCAGCGAGGCCGACGCCGGCTGCGCGGGCAACGTCGACGATCGGCGGCGGATCGCCATGCTGCTCTCGATCACCGACGCCTTCGGCGAAACGCACCGCGCCCGACGGCTCTGCCCGGAGAGCTTCAATCCGTTCGAGTCCCTGATGTGCACGAGCGGCATCGCCGCGTTCACGGACCTCGTCAGGCAGCGCGCCCTGGCCGACTCGGCGCGGGCATGGATCGGCGGCAAACCGGCCTGTCGCCAGGGCTACGTGCCGGTGGATTCGGCCTCGGCGGCCTGTTTCGTCGACGACTACTTCCTGCGATTCATCGCCAACCCGCACGACTTCATCAAGCGCCTCGCGTTCCTCGCGCTGCAGCGGGCCGCCGCGGTCGAACGCGTCGCGCAGAAGTCCGAGGGCGTGAACTACGCCGATGCCCGACTCGGTCTCGCCAATCCCATCCTCCGCAGCCTCCTCGGAACGCCGACCACATCGGGGTTCGAGTGGGATCAGTCGACCGTGCCGCGCGAATGCACCGATGGCAACCTCTTTCCCCGCCTGGGATCGTGCGGACTGGCGCAATCGTTCTTTCGACTGGCGGTGCCCTACTACGTGGCCGGCGGTTTCGGCAACACGATGATCGAGACCGGCGTGCGACCCGCGCTGCACCAGGACGCCGAGACGAGCATCGTGTTCCCGCTGTCGCTGCACCATGGGCGCATCGCGACGACCGATCTCGCCCCCGGGCAATCGCTGCCGCGGCGGCCGTGGTACTCCGCGGGTGTTGGCGTGATGTGGCGCAATCACACGCTGGCCATCAACGAATGCCTCACGGCCATGTCGTGGCGCGGCAAGGTGCCGTGGTCCAAAGAGGTCATCATCCCGCGCAATGAACGCGCCCTCTATCGCCTGCAATGCGACCTGTTCGCGTCGCGCCTGACGCTTGGCGTCACCACCACCAGGCTCTCGGGCAACGACGCCAGCAAGTGGACGCTGCTCGTCGGCCTGGCCGACCTCAACGGGCTGCTGTACTGGCTGCTCCCACACGAGCTGCGCAAGTGATCGCGCGCGTCCTGCAAAC
Proteins encoded:
- a CDS encoding methyltransferase domain-containing protein, with the protein product MDVRDAVSLLAPARERLAGGGPWVDLGCGAGTFTRALAELLPPGSAIEAVDRDAAALRRIPREHHGLSITTRHFDVEREALPWVDLRGVMLANVMHYTRDAAALLGRVRAVVRPGGHVVVVEYDTDDPQVPWVPHPVSRASLARVASSAGFVAVEPLGERPSRFGGRTMYGALLSAGT
- a CDS encoding YncE family protein, translated to MSVRLSLLTLLVAPALMAQTPTIRGTLIVTNKTPATATIIDVASGRTLATLPTGNGPHEVVVSRDGGTAIVTDYGAAGPGGTTLTVIDLPTLAVARTISLGEYRRPHGIAFLPGDSVVAVTSETNRAVLLVHVASGTIRKVIATEQNGSHMVGVTADGSRGYTGNIGSNTVSELDLRSGTSLRRFDVPAQPEAINVTPDGREVWVGSNATGKVSAIDVATGAVTTAAEGLSWPYRVLFTPDASLVLLPDYRGETLRFVQRATRQELGRLSLAGAGPQGIVLTSDARYAFLSLSVQARVAIIDVARREVVGHLAAGQTPDGVAFTSRVVAR
- a CDS encoding Ig domain-containing protein, with protein sequence MPRTLLRLRAAALLSVTIACGGSPGSGLPTPPAQSIVSVDVSPALLNLDVGSAGTLIATARDAQGGVVPNTTFTWSSQASNVATVSSAGAVVGVAQGSSVVTATTAGVSGGAVVNVRALTLTMTPTSATANVGASVQFTVVAKDANGAVQPTPPLTWTSSNPSVATVSVSGQATGVSAGTAMIGASSGTLVAAPASLRINAPGRCDDIASRATFGAILGWTWGRNATTRTNHEIEALHRASLTSTLTRVSSLLDDEQVWRGPLVGTASVTDYDVNNNASPPTRSTIGGGGNVLTIVNGQPLPELTLVVDLVTCTYRFDVTPWIDMVLRDPDGATSRGPQPVGTLRLGWRALGAWRQAGIAGLAQYLWDAHGLPWLTLPGNAFRDGYFPDGMGQKFFESAATAADLTVPGPVGSWIFR
- a CDS encoding GNAT family N-acetyltransferase — encoded protein: MAFEITEEHDGRTGIDAEVRRGIREADPPDVGRRDWEPLALALRDANGALHGGVYGATLWGWLMLDGNWVSPDHRGQGHGHRLLAAAEELARQRGCRGVSLGSFDFQARSFYERQGYAVFGQLPDFPPGHTHYQLAKRLDEQSSRQPDAPKPPANEPLGTPTQRRPQPER
- a CDS encoding PIN domain-containing protein, which translates into the protein MIYTLDTNVVVDALRQPSEMEQLKAFLAWALPVTVLSSVVVAELAAGARTERARRALDEGLVGAFDRRARIHAPSRRAWHRTGAALGRIGASGVSASRQNDMLLAFQAREVGWMLITRDQDFAALRSVVRGLKVAASFPMRPTSRG
- a CDS encoding patatin-like phospholipase family protein — its product is MKRALVAVTLCVAFTSPVAGQDSEARVVIATSGGISLGSYQAGVNWGLVELLRRTQVDDSLRAMVRASGTALPSLVGLSGASAGTINALMSAIHYCTAGGEIRPEASLYWKTWVDVGWRQLIPNGSRVRPGELGLIDRQYFETVLLDRLRAALGERGRPGCSLQVAGSLTRQRAITEEVFDHVSIAVQRHVGTYGLAVNDSGGMELRQASLQLRNDRGLGVQISPAAGGATDRLGVEQVFELARASSSIPFVFAPISLSYYRSNDLDSAGVCPAGRERRIGCAVPQQARFVDGGAFDNRPISIADRLLLASQVASPPTTRTFFHTIFIVPSALRTGEVAAADTTTERAGGTLAATQFLGGMWRSAAEYELHAYARNRSVDSEHRIAVADTVDVTSRAYPIFGETLAHFGAFLARPFREHDFYVGVYDALNFSADRLCSAATSPTARSLTEYRAQCHAKAFHQLMHRVDVGCTGHVMVERFYVREHHLRVGDASEADAGCAGNVDDRRRIAMLLSITDAFGETHRARRLCPESFNPFESLMCTSGIAAFTDLVRQRALADSARAWIGGKPACRQGYVPVDSASAACFVDDYFLRFIANPHDFIKRLAFLALQRAAAVERVAQKSEGVNYADARLGLANPILRSLLGTPTTSGFEWDQSTVPRECTDGNLFPRLGSCGLAQSFFRLAVPYYVAGGFGNTMIETGVRPALHQDAETSIVFPLSLHHGRIATTDLAPGQSLPRRPWYSAGVGVMWRNHTLAINECLTAMSWRGKVPWSKEVIIPRNERALYRLQCDLFASRLTLGVTTTRLSGNDASKWTLLVGLADLNGLLYWLLPHELRK